The following proteins are encoded in a genomic region of Oncorhynchus keta strain PuntledgeMale-10-30-2019 chromosome 8, Oket_V2, whole genome shotgun sequence:
- the zgc:112001 gene encoding ankyrin repeat domain-containing protein 9 gives MSTSATNNGRLHTDEKCKQRKYQSFLFYQAVRDLKPVWMLEDMRTMETFYWEEDASQRSYTPSEALLYAIVHDHQAYAQYLLSHYTDEALAMPGERFCCCPSSAPHLAMAVRYDRRDILGLILQEAHRLPSLRSYMNRGGCFHMEDGKTPLHLACELLRSESVILLLGNGASPQAEDQNGMTPLDVILEQLWDSKVNIGPKKLCLDNLLMFMPEIRFKMKSALEGDPVCWSKVLGEDKFKYLVGQKPAPLFLMAMQTILRQLPPEQFPDSLDELPIPSSLKPLPCKQLGQLKGF, from the coding sequence ATGTCTACGTCGGCTACGAACAATGGTAGACTCCATACGGACGAGAAATGCAAACAGCGAAAATACCAATCTTTTCTCTTCTATCAGGCCGTGCGAGATCTCAAGCCTGTTTGGATGTTGGAGGACATGCGGACAATGGAGACTTTTTACTGGGAGGAAGACGCCAGCCAGAGATCCTACACTCCCTCGGAGGCACTGCTGTACGCTATCGTACATGACCACCAAGCCTACGCTCAATACTTGCTCAGTCATTACACCGATGAAGCACTGGCCATGCCCGGTGAGCGCTTTTGCTGCTGTCCATCATCGGCCCCGCATTTGGCGATGGCTGTCAGATATGACAGACGGGACATACTAGGTCTCATATTGCAAGAAGCGCATCGACTACCTAGTCTGCGGTCATATATGAACCGAGGCGGATGTTTTCACATGGAGGACGGTAAAACTCCACTGCATCTGGCCTGTGAGCTCCTGCGCTCAGAGTCCGTTATTCTGTTGTTGGGCAACGGCGCCTCCCCACAGGCAGAAGATCAGAACGGTATGACGCCATTGGATGTCATTTTGGAACAGCTGTGGGACTCCAAAGTGAACATTGGGCCCAAAAAGCTGTGTCTTGACAACTTGTTAATGTTTATGCCAGAGATTCGTTTCAAAATGAAAAGTGCGCTCGAAGGAGACCCAGTTTGTTGGTCCAAAGTCCTAGGTGAGGACAAATTCAAATACCTCGTTGGACAGAAGCCAGCTCCACTGTTTCTCATGGCTATGCAAACAATTCTGAGGCAGCTTCCACCAGAGCAGTTCCCTGACAGCCTAGATGAGCTTCCCATACCCTCCTCATTGAAACCACTACCCTGCAAACAGCTTGGACAGCTGAAAGGGTTTTAA